Proteins from a single region of Salinisphaera sp. T31B1:
- a CDS encoding response regulator, translating into MTDSLISDYAILYVDDEQMALKYFRRFVDREFTVHTATSVDEALAILDREGASIGVLITDQRMPGQSGVDLLKKVRARWPHIVRMLTTAYADLEDAIEAVNRGEIFRYLTKPWETQTLRTELRQAMEMFTLRQERAALMREKMSVWQRLVQLGRLRDLVIMAHSLGGLTRSDRAVMAFLEAHLAGGDAPLASAEQLDLWEVTEFEIERSIAIVEHVRDAIDEETISPTNPPRPSTGQALVDLARAAGLIVNAEDADRARTWVTDDASVARLCRALANANTGPDALVVTISHDHAGWLLSWRNTPDDDRTRQAALLSVYLLAYHLGGEVSVTGADTERGYSVRLPTERAACVESAPPDGWLSSLLVRLEGWD; encoded by the coding sequence ATGACCGATTCCCTGATCTCGGACTATGCCATTCTCTACGTCGACGACGAGCAGATGGCACTCAAGTATTTTCGTCGTTTCGTGGACCGCGAGTTCACGGTGCATACGGCTACCAGCGTGGACGAGGCGCTGGCCATCCTCGATCGTGAGGGGGCATCGATCGGCGTGTTGATCACCGATCAACGCATGCCCGGCCAGTCCGGCGTCGATCTGCTGAAAAAGGTGCGCGCCCGGTGGCCCCATATCGTGCGCATGCTGACCACAGCCTATGCCGATCTCGAAGACGCCATCGAAGCGGTCAACCGTGGCGAGATATTCCGGTACCTGACCAAGCCATGGGAAACCCAGACGCTGCGCACCGAACTGCGCCAGGCCATGGAAATGTTCACGCTACGCCAGGAGCGCGCAGCGCTGATGCGCGAGAAGATGAGCGTATGGCAGCGTCTGGTTCAGCTGGGGCGGCTGCGCGATCTGGTGATCATGGCCCATAGCCTGGGTGGGCTGACCCGCAGCGACCGCGCAGTAATGGCCTTTCTCGAGGCGCATCTGGCGGGCGGCGATGCGCCGCTGGCGTCCGCCGAGCAACTCGATCTGTGGGAGGTCACCGAATTCGAGATCGAGCGGTCGATCGCGATCGTTGAGCACGTCCGTGATGCCATCGACGAGGAAACGATCTCCCCAACGAATCCACCCCGGCCATCGACCGGTCAGGCGCTGGTCGATCTGGCGCGAGCCGCCGGCTTGATCGTAAACGCCGAAGACGCCGACCGGGCACGGACCTGGGTTACCGATGACGCCAGCGTCGCGCGGCTGTGTCGCGCACTCGCGAACGCAAACACCGGTCCCGATGCGCTGGTCGTCACGATCTCTCACGATCACGCTGGTTGGCTTTTGTCCTGGCGGAATACGCCGGACGACGATCGGACGCGTCAGGCGGCGCTGCTGAGCGTTTATCTATTGGCCTATCATCTCGGCGGGGAGGTCTCGGTGACCGGCGCCGACACCGAACGTGGCTATAGTGTTCGTCTGCCGACCGAACGCGCCGCGTGTGTCGAATCGGCACCGCCGGACGGGTGGCTGAGTTCGTTGCTCGTGCGTCTCGAGGGCTGGGACTGA
- the rlmB gene encoding 23S rRNA (guanosine(2251)-2'-O)-methyltransferase RlmB — translation MTASQDKTFIGGFHAVMAALERSPRPLSIWLANGRRDGRAETLRELAAEHAVPVSSTDMSALDAMLPDVRHQGCIAVYELAGELRESDLPGILARAERPWVLVLDQVQDPHNLGACLRSAAAAGVSAVVAPRKRAAGLTPAVRKVAAGAAERVPFVVVTNIARALERLQAEGYWVVGLDGEAPASLYDTTLPDKLVLVAGGEARGMRERTAHFCDLTVAIPMSSGIESLNVSVATGVALFEARRQRLVVDGTS, via the coding sequence ATGACTGCTTCACAGGACAAGACATTCATCGGCGGCTTCCACGCCGTCATGGCGGCACTGGAACGCTCGCCCAGGCCGCTGAGCATCTGGCTGGCCAACGGTCGTCGCGACGGTCGCGCCGAGACGCTGCGTGAGCTGGCCGCCGAACACGCCGTGCCGGTGTCGAGTACCGACATGTCGGCGCTCGATGCGATGCTGCCGGACGTCCGTCATCAGGGCTGTATCGCGGTCTATGAGCTGGCCGGGGAACTGCGGGAATCCGATCTGCCGGGCATTCTGGCCCGTGCTGAACGCCCGTGGGTGCTCGTGCTGGATCAGGTGCAGGATCCCCACAACCTGGGCGCCTGCCTGCGCAGTGCGGCCGCGGCCGGGGTCAGCGCGGTGGTCGCGCCGCGCAAACGTGCGGCCGGGCTGACACCGGCGGTACGGAAAGTCGCGGCTGGCGCCGCCGAGCGGGTGCCGTTCGTCGTCGTCACCAATATTGCCCGCGCGCTGGAACGGCTCCAGGCGGAGGGCTATTGGGTCGTCGGTCTGGACGGCGAGGCCCCTGCATCGCTTTACGATACGACGCTGCCGGACAAGCTCGTGCTGGTCGCCGGAGGCGAGGCGCGGGGGATGCGTGAGCGCACCGCCCATTTTTGCGACCTGACCGTCGCTATTCCCATGAGCAGCGGGATCGAGAGCCTGAACGTATCGGTTGCCACCGGGGTGGCGCTGTTCGAGGCCAGGCGGCAGCGACTGGTGGTCGACGGCACGAGCTGA
- a CDS encoding hybrid sensor histidine kinase/response regulator encodes MSSVHGAPMVLFIDDEPLIRKYFERAFGRDMNVCCAASGEEARLILADPDSQIAVVMTDQRMPVEDGVTLLGHVKDEWPQIVRILTTAYSEIEDAIAAVNSGEIWRYVTKPWDFDELRTLLHSALEVYHARAYEATLLAERRRGMMMVASHIAHEMRTPLRSIHSAATGIERYLPRLLAGYDWAIQAGAEIEPMTQRHRDVLAQAALGMQRVADRANGLIDLLLANAGAYRIDAEAFERCDMVECVDVVLRDFPFGERERELVHWSPGPGFEFVGSFSLMVFVLQNLLRNALQAIAAAGQGEIVIWTRCGAGYNGLHMRDTGIGIEREHLPRIFDDFTSFAGARHSAGVGLGFCRKVITSFGGHIDCHSEHRRYTQFDLWLPVCQVQQTAF; translated from the coding sequence ATGAGCTCGGTTCACGGCGCACCCATGGTGCTGTTCATCGACGACGAGCCACTGATCCGCAAATACTTCGAGCGCGCCTTCGGGCGCGACATGAATGTCTGCTGCGCGGCCAGCGGCGAGGAAGCGCGGCTCATTCTGGCGGATCCGGACAGCCAGATCGCCGTGGTGATGACCGATCAGCGCATGCCCGTCGAGGACGGCGTCACGCTGCTGGGCCATGTCAAGGATGAATGGCCTCAGATCGTGCGAATACTCACCACCGCCTACAGCGAGATAGAAGACGCGATCGCTGCGGTCAATTCCGGCGAGATCTGGCGCTATGTCACCAAACCCTGGGACTTCGACGAACTGCGCACGCTGTTGCATTCGGCGCTCGAGGTCTATCATGCCCGCGCGTACGAGGCGACGCTGTTGGCCGAGCGGCGGCGCGGCATGATGATGGTGGCCAGCCATATCGCCCACGAGATGCGTACCCCGCTGCGCAGCATCCATTCCGCGGCAACCGGCATCGAGCGTTATCTGCCCCGTCTGCTGGCCGGCTACGATTGGGCCATTCAGGCGGGCGCCGAGATCGAGCCGATGACTCAGCGCCACCGGGATGTCCTCGCCCAGGCGGCGCTGGGCATGCAGCGGGTGGCGGACCGGGCCAACGGGCTGATTGATCTGTTGCTGGCCAACGCCGGCGCCTACCGTATCGATGCCGAGGCGTTCGAGCGCTGCGACATGGTCGAGTGTGTCGATGTCGTACTGCGAGACTTTCCCTTCGGCGAACGGGAACGCGAACTGGTTCACTGGTCGCCGGGGCCGGGATTCGAATTCGTGGGCTCGTTCAGTTTGATGGTGTTCGTGCTGCAGAATCTGTTGCGCAATGCGCTACAGGCGATAGCGGCCGCCGGCCAGGGCGAGATCGTGATCTGGACGCGGTGTGGGGCGGGTTACAACGGGCTGCATATGCGCGATACCGGCATCGGCATCGAGCGAGAACACCTGCCCAGAATCTTCGACGATTTCACCAGTTTTGCAGGCGCGCGACATAGTGCAGGCGTTGGATTGGGCTTCTGTCGTAAGGTGATTACCAGTTTCGGCGGCCATATCGACTGCCACAGCGAACATCGACGCTATACCCAGTTCGATCTGTGGCTGCCCGTCTGCCAGGTCCAGCAGACCGCTTTCTAG
- the rpsF gene encoding 30S ribosomal protein S6, with the protein MRHYEIVFLVHPDQSEQVPAMVEKYRGIIEGDGGQIHRHEDWGRRQLAYPIHKIHKAHYVLMNVECSQNAREELEDAFRFNDAVLRHLVIVRHKADTDPSPLAKNAEDRDRKSSAAS; encoded by the coding sequence ATGCGACACTATGAAATCGTGTTTCTGGTCCACCCGGACCAGAGCGAACAGGTGCCTGCGATGGTCGAAAAATACCGCGGCATCATCGAGGGCGACGGTGGCCAGATCCACCGCCACGAAGACTGGGGCCGTCGTCAGCTGGCCTATCCGATCCACAAGATCCACAAGGCGCACTACGTGCTGATGAACGTCGAGTGCTCGCAGAACGCGCGCGAGGAACTCGAAGATGCGTTCCGCTTCAACGACGCGGTCCTGCGTCATCTGGTGATCGTTCGCCACAAGGCCGATACCGATCCGTCCCCGCTCGCCAAGAACGCCGAAGACCGCGACCGCAAGTCGTCGGCCGCCAGCTAA
- the rplI gene encoding 50S ribosomal protein L9 → MEVILLQKVRNLGDLGDTVSVRAGYGRNYLMPRGIALPATKANLSVFEERRSELQAASQEREDRARARADKLRDKEYVIAMRASDEGKLFGSVGPQEIADKITEEGVEVDPREVSLTEGTIRIVGYYTAQLMLHAEVEAEVTIVVAQQTDMGVNMPPRGGVDVDNDDVTAEDVEDELLAEAGEPADESGTEADPPIDEREQDS, encoded by the coding sequence GTGGAAGTCATTCTGTTACAGAAAGTCCGCAACCTCGGCGATCTGGGCGATACGGTCAGCGTACGTGCCGGGTATGGCCGTAACTACCTGATGCCCCGCGGCATCGCTCTGCCGGCCACCAAGGCCAACCTGTCGGTGTTCGAAGAGCGCCGCTCCGAGCTGCAGGCCGCCTCCCAGGAGCGCGAGGATCGGGCCCGTGCGCGTGCAGACAAGCTGCGCGACAAAGAATATGTCATCGCCATGCGTGCCTCCGACGAAGGCAAGCTGTTCGGCTCGGTCGGTCCGCAGGAGATTGCGGACAAGATCACCGAAGAGGGCGTCGAAGTCGATCCGCGCGAGGTCTCGCTCACCGAAGGCACCATCCGTATCGTGGGTTACTACACGGCCCAACTGATGCTGCATGCCGAGGTCGAGGCCGAGGTGACCATCGTCGTCGCCCAGCAGACCGATATGGGCGTCAACATGCCGCCGCGGGGCGGCGTCGACGTCGACAACGACGACGTGACCGCCGAGGACGTCGAAGACGAACTGCTCGCAGAGGCCGGCGAGCCGGCCGACGAGAGCGGCACCGAAGCCGATCCGCCGATCGACGAGCGCGAACAGGACAGCTGA
- a CDS encoding class I SAM-dependent methyltransferase, whose product MAMVHSLSDLIVFENSQGVRARGNLVKVSRSTLIFEVYNPYSIVQLSEVLHHVEIRSDDRVIYRGRAVVSGLVNTGLMLIVSANPLDAWSELAGLAGDSQTIRGKIADFVADWQSHQQLQPDYQLSVSRLRSFLSATNRWLEHLDFYGADRAEVATGLNDELFPDLVRELVPPLLNLLQEFEYQASIVDEESRTTHIRYAQDDLHPLIMRAPFVHRAYHKPLGYAGDYEMVNMMLRDAREGPTVYAQLINTLYLKTGPAQAHRNRIDILVDWLKRRIEGQRNVEAEQQLRILNVGCGPAIEMQRLIRRYRAIEHCDITLVDFSQETLDYTRECLETASQESGTTPAIRYLHQSVHGLLKQASSQRRSASDTALEPGFDLIYCAGLFDYLSDRVCARLLGLFHELCVPGGQVLVTNVHPSNPSRHGMEHLLEWYLVYRDEAGMRKLGRVFKDYDVFADETGVNVFLTIDKANEPAR is encoded by the coding sequence GTGGCCATGGTGCACAGCCTCAGTGACCTGATCGTCTTCGAGAACAGTCAGGGCGTGAGAGCGCGCGGCAATCTGGTGAAGGTTTCAAGATCCACTCTGATCTTCGAAGTCTACAACCCGTATTCGATCGTCCAGCTCAGCGAAGTCCTTCACCACGTCGAGATTCGCAGCGACGATCGGGTGATCTATCGGGGTCGCGCGGTCGTCAGCGGGCTGGTCAACACGGGATTGATGCTGATTGTTTCAGCCAATCCGCTGGACGCGTGGTCCGAGCTCGCCGGGCTGGCCGGTGACAGCCAGACCATTCGGGGCAAGATTGCCGATTTCGTCGCGGACTGGCAGTCGCATCAACAGCTGCAGCCGGACTATCAGCTCAGCGTCTCGCGATTGCGCTCGTTTCTCAGCGCCACGAATCGCTGGCTCGAACATCTGGATTTCTACGGCGCGGACCGTGCCGAGGTGGCGACCGGGCTGAACGACGAATTGTTCCCCGACCTGGTCAGAGAACTCGTACCGCCTCTGCTGAACCTGCTGCAAGAGTTCGAGTACCAGGCATCGATTGTCGATGAAGAGTCTCGCACCACACATATTCGCTACGCGCAGGATGATCTTCACCCGTTGATCATGCGCGCGCCGTTCGTGCACCGGGCGTATCACAAGCCATTGGGCTACGCCGGAGACTACGAAATGGTCAACATGATGCTGCGCGATGCCCGTGAGGGGCCTACGGTGTACGCTCAGCTCATCAACACGCTGTATCTGAAGACCGGACCCGCACAAGCCCATCGCAACCGGATCGATATTCTCGTGGACTGGCTCAAGCGTCGAATCGAAGGCCAGCGTAACGTTGAGGCAGAGCAACAGCTGCGTATTCTGAATGTGGGTTGTGGCCCGGCGATCGAAATGCAGCGCCTGATACGACGCTACCGCGCTATCGAGCATTGCGATATCACGTTGGTGGATTTCAGCCAGGAAACGCTCGACTACACGCGAGAGTGTCTCGAGACCGCGAGTCAGGAAAGCGGTACGACACCGGCCATACGCTATCTGCACCAGTCCGTACACGGACTGCTCAAGCAGGCGTCATCGCAACGCCGATCCGCATCCGATACGGCTTTGGAGCCGGGATTCGATCTCATCTACTGCGCCGGCCTGTTCGATTACCTGTCCGATCGGGTCTGTGCAAGACTGCTCGGACTCTTCCACGAACTGTGCGTTCCGGGCGGCCAGGTGCTGGTCACGAACGTGCATCCGAGCAATCCATCGCGTCATGGCATGGAACACCTGTTGGAGTGGTATCTCGTCTACCGTGACGAAGCGGGCATGCGCAAACTCGGTCGCGTGTTCAAGGACTACGACGTGTTTGCCGACGAAACCGGTGTGAACGTGTTTCTGACCATCGACAAGGCGAACGAGCCGGCGAGGTGA
- the alr gene encoding alanine racemase, whose product MIRAQAVIDRAALAHNLQRVRDHAPGCRVYAAVKADGYGHGATTVAHALHQADGFAVSSLDEALQLRWAGIEQPIAILSQMLDAESCATAAEHALEIVIFHDAQVEALAASAGRPIRIWVKLDSGMHRLGFACERADEIAQRLQALPGVQIMGWLTHFACADDPDDGLTDRQLRAFKDATRGRAGDRSMANSAAVLAWPDAHGDVVRPGIMLYGSSPIHDRSAHVLDLRPVMHLSAPLIARQTIAAGEPIGYGATWRTPETMPVGVIGIGYGDGYPRHAPSGTPVLIGGRRVPLIGRVSMDMITVDLRGAADVRIGERATLWGPGLPADEIAAAAGTIAYELFCRLTPRVRFSLA is encoded by the coding sequence ATGATCCGAGCCCAGGCTGTTATCGATCGCGCCGCATTGGCCCACAATCTCCAGCGGGTGAGGGACCACGCGCCGGGCTGCAGGGTGTATGCCGCGGTCAAGGCGGACGGCTACGGCCATGGAGCCACTACGGTCGCCCACGCTCTGCATCAGGCCGATGGCTTTGCGGTTTCGAGTCTCGACGAGGCGCTGCAACTGCGCTGGGCCGGCATCGAACAGCCGATCGCAATACTTTCACAGATGCTCGACGCCGAGAGCTGTGCGACCGCTGCCGAGCATGCGCTCGAGATCGTGATCTTCCACGACGCGCAGGTCGAGGCGCTTGCCGCCTCTGCCGGACGGCCCATACGCATCTGGGTCAAGCTGGACAGCGGCATGCATCGGTTGGGTTTCGCCTGCGAACGCGCCGATGAAATCGCGCAGCGGCTGCAGGCTCTGCCCGGTGTCCAGATCATGGGCTGGCTGACGCATTTCGCCTGTGCGGACGATCCCGACGATGGACTGACCGACCGTCAGCTGAGGGCGTTCAAAGACGCCACTCGTGGCCGAGCCGGGGACCGGTCGATGGCGAATTCCGCTGCCGTTCTGGCATGGCCCGATGCGCATGGTGATGTCGTGCGACCCGGAATCATGCTGTATGGCAGCTCGCCGATACACGACCGAAGTGCACACGTCCTCGACCTCCGGCCCGTAATGCATCTCAGCGCGCCGCTGATCGCCCGCCAGACGATTGCCGCCGGTGAGCCAATCGGTTACGGGGCAACCTGGCGCACCCCCGAGACCATGCCCGTGGGCGTGATCGGCATCGGCTATGGCGACGGCTATCCCCGCCATGCCCCCAGTGGCACACCGGTGCTGATCGGCGGCCGACGGGTGCCCCTGATCGGGCGGGTGTCGATGGACATGATCACTGTGGATCTGCGCGGCGCGGCCGATGTCCGTATCGGTGAACGTGCCACCCTCTGGGGGCCCGGACTACCGGCGGACGAGATCGCGGCGGCCGCCGGCACGATTGCCTACGAACTGTTCTGCCGACTGACGCCCCGCGTGCGTTTCAGCCTCGCCTGA
- a CDS encoding ATP-binding protein, with the protein MRIASDFAIAAIFALHFTSWGIRHIKVLPLAWLLVPQLAIAYMIYAAGGFGSTYYAGLNLAILAMGFVMPFTVVESIILAVLTLCLYLTAGLVHTGPSADPGLVYNNVYFMIITAVISAIAVYFNRRRRYTEFRLNYELNLRNRDLAELDRVKSEFFANISHEFRTPLTLILAPLERLLEAERRLPAGVAESLDLIRQNGLRLLRLVNDLLDVIRLEEAKVELDRRPLRLDTLIDGAVHAMKQLAQTRGIALENRPARSPIYISGDRSALEKILFNVIGNSLKFTNEGGTVHVSVDVGDGTAMVAVEDTGIGISSAHLPYMFARFRQGDSSATRKYAGTGLGLALVKEFAERHGGSVSVTSELGRGTCVRISLPTLTEPEIGQVEPDRDPPPSLNSSDWFDAATSQYALSAKTSAIHGDVAGHGSGKTVLVIDDEPDMRRYLVDLLAEEYRVLVATNGVEGLEMTRRHRPDMLVLDLMLPEIDGLEVCRQIKHDPDLWSTRIVLLTARAEEPTKLMALRNGADDFLTKPFSSIEVQTRLRNLARSVDLEADLRRRHAELQATVGELRETQHQLIHSEKLNALGRLSAGLLHEINNPLNYTLTALEFARNDPAVANEPDLSETLADVDDGMQRIRGIVKELRAFAYPSKNENVVFDLESSIRAAHQILSHDRGDISVNIETEDGLSVMGSQNHVTQVIVNLLSNAFKALRSMSEQRPGQVKIVACRHAGRVLVAVRDNGPGIEEPARERIFDPFYTTADVGQGMGMGLSVCQTIVNNHGGRLRVDSQPGAWTEFVFDLTPAAVDTDGSAEPDRQTAAASR; encoded by the coding sequence ATGCGCATCGCCAGCGATTTTGCAATTGCGGCGATATTCGCGCTCCACTTTACCTCGTGGGGTATACGGCATATAAAGGTCCTGCCGCTGGCATGGCTGTTGGTTCCGCAGCTGGCTATCGCTTACATGATCTATGCTGCCGGCGGATTCGGCTCTACCTATTATGCCGGCTTGAATCTGGCGATTCTTGCCATGGGTTTCGTCATGCCCTTTACGGTCGTCGAGTCCATCATTCTCGCAGTATTGACGTTGTGCCTGTATCTCACCGCCGGCTTGGTTCATACCGGCCCGAGCGCAGATCCCGGCCTCGTCTACAACAACGTCTATTTCATGATCATCACGGCCGTAATCAGTGCGATTGCGGTGTATTTCAACCGGCGACGGCGTTACACCGAGTTCAGGCTCAACTATGAATTGAATCTGCGCAATCGGGATCTGGCCGAGCTAGACCGGGTCAAGTCCGAGTTCTTCGCCAACATCAGCCACGAGTTCCGGACGCCGTTGACCCTGATCCTGGCACCGCTCGAACGCCTGCTGGAGGCCGAGCGGCGTCTTCCGGCTGGAGTTGCCGAATCGCTCGATCTGATACGGCAGAATGGACTTCGTTTGTTGCGCCTGGTCAATGACCTGCTGGACGTGATCCGCCTCGAAGAAGCAAAGGTGGAATTGGACCGGCGGCCGCTGCGTCTTGACACGCTGATCGATGGCGCCGTCCATGCCATGAAACAGTTGGCGCAGACTCGCGGGATCGCGCTCGAAAACCGGCCGGCAAGGTCACCCATTTATATCTCGGGGGACCGCAGCGCGCTTGAGAAAATTCTGTTTAACGTGATCGGCAACTCCCTGAAATTCACGAACGAAGGGGGGACGGTCCACGTATCGGTAGACGTCGGCGACGGTACGGCCATGGTCGCTGTCGAAGACACCGGCATCGGAATCAGTTCCGCGCATCTGCCCTACATGTTCGCGCGCTTTCGTCAGGGAGACAGCTCCGCAACGCGCAAGTATGCCGGTACGGGACTCGGGCTCGCCCTGGTCAAGGAATTTGCAGAACGTCACGGCGGCTCGGTATCGGTGACATCCGAGCTGGGTCGCGGTACCTGTGTACGAATCAGTTTGCCGACTTTGACCGAGCCCGAGATCGGGCAGGTCGAGCCAGACCGTGACCCGCCGCCATCGTTGAACTCCAGCGACTGGTTCGACGCCGCGACATCTCAATACGCCTTGTCTGCGAAAACATCCGCGATCCATGGTGATGTCGCTGGCCACGGGTCAGGCAAGACCGTACTCGTGATCGACGATGAACCTGATATGCGTCGATATCTTGTCGATCTGCTAGCCGAAGAATATCGGGTCCTGGTGGCGACGAATGGCGTCGAAGGGCTCGAGATGACGCGTCGGCACCGTCCGGACATGCTGGTCCTGGATCTCATGCTTCCCGAGATCGACGGCCTAGAAGTATGTCGCCAGATCAAGCACGATCCCGACCTTTGGTCGACGCGCATCGTGCTGTTGACCGCGCGCGCAGAAGAGCCCACCAAGCTCATGGCGCTGCGTAACGGGGCCGATGATTTCCTGACCAAGCCGTTCAGCAGCATCGAGGTGCAGACGCGGTTGCGGAATCTTGCCCGCTCGGTGGACCTGGAAGCGGATCTGCGCCGCCGCCACGCGGAACTGCAAGCCACCGTGGGCGAACTGCGTGAAACCCAGCATCAGCTGATCCATAGTGAAAAGCTCAACGCACTCGGACGGCTTTCGGCCGGGCTGCTGCATGAGATCAACAATCCGTTGAACTACACGCTCACCGCATTGGAGTTCGCACGCAACGACCCGGCGGTGGCGAACGAGCCGGATCTGTCTGAAACGCTGGCCGACGTCGACGATGGCATGCAACGAATTCGCGGCATCGTCAAGGAGCTTCGAGCCTTTGCTTACCCGTCCAAGAACGAGAACGTCGTGTTCGATCTCGAGAGCTCGATCCGTGCGGCGCACCAGATCCTCAGCCATGACCGTGGGGATATCAGCGTAAACATCGAAACAGAGGACGGCCTGTCGGTCATGGGCTCGCAGAACCACGTGACCCAAGTTATCGTGAATCTGCTGTCCAACGCCTTCAAGGCTCTGAGGTCGATGTCCGAACAACGCCCCGGTCAGGTCAAGATCGTCGCGTGTCGCCATGCCGGCCGCGTTCTGGTCGCCGTGAGAGACAACGGCCCGGGGATCGAGGAGCCGGCCAGAGAGCGCATTTTCGATCCGTTCTATACCACGGCCGACGTCGGTCAGGGCATGGGTATGGGCCTGAGCGTATGTCAGACGATCGTCAACAATCATGGTGGCCGACTTCGGGTCGATAGCCAGCCCGGCGCTTGGACCGAGTTCGTCTTCGACCTGACGCCGGCCGCGGTCGACACGGATGGTTCAGCCGAACCGGATCGGCAAACGGCGGCGGCCAGCCGATGA
- the dnaB gene encoding replicative DNA helicase produces the protein MAEAKLPPHSIEAEQSVIGGLLLSERAWDEVAGRINEDDFYREDHRLLFRGLADLADTGQPRDLVTLTEWLRSRGLLEKAGGGPYLGSLAADIPGAANIAAYADIVRERSIMRQLIRAGDFITTMGFDTQGQTAADLLEAAEKEIFAIAERGRRGGEGPMGLNALLTKAVNRIEKLVAQEGSFSGVPTGLAEFDKMTNGLQPSDLLILAGRPSMGKTSFAMNIVENVAIKEKVPAAVFSLEMSAEQLVIRMISSWGRIDQTRLRSGRLTEDDWPKVTSAIGIMNENAKLFIDDTPALSPSELRARARRLKREHDIGLVVVDYLQLMQVPGTKENRTNEISEISRSLKALAKELDVPVIALSQLNRQLEQRDNKRPRMSDLRESGGIEQDADVIIFVYRDEVYNEDSDDKGVAEIIIGKQRNGPLGTARTAFLSHFTRFENLQDHRYDDDFLE, from the coding sequence ATGGCAGAAGCCAAGCTTCCCCCGCATTCGATTGAAGCCGAACAGTCCGTGATCGGTGGGCTGCTGCTTTCCGAACGGGCCTGGGACGAAGTCGCCGGACGTATCAACGAGGACGATTTCTACCGCGAGGACCATCGTCTGTTGTTCCGCGGACTGGCGGATCTCGCCGATACCGGCCAGCCGCGCGATCTGGTCACGCTCACCGAATGGCTGCGCAGCCGTGGCCTGCTCGAAAAAGCTGGCGGCGGTCCGTACCTGGGCAGTTTGGCAGCGGATATTCCCGGTGCCGCCAATATCGCTGCCTATGCCGATATCGTGCGCGAGCGCTCGATCATGCGGCAGCTGATTCGTGCGGGCGATTTCATCACCACCATGGGGTTCGATACCCAGGGCCAGACCGCGGCGGATCTTCTCGAAGCCGCTGAAAAGGAAATCTTCGCGATTGCCGAGCGGGGCCGGCGGGGCGGCGAAGGCCCGATGGGGCTGAATGCGCTGCTCACCAAGGCGGTCAATCGTATCGAGAAGCTCGTCGCCCAGGAAGGCTCGTTCTCGGGCGTACCGACCGGCCTGGCCGAGTTCGACAAGATGACCAACGGCCTACAGCCTTCGGACCTGCTGATCCTGGCCGGGCGCCCCTCGATGGGCAAGACCAGTTTCGCGATGAACATCGTCGAGAATGTGGCCATCAAGGAGAAGGTGCCGGCCGCGGTCTTTTCTCTGGAAATGTCCGCCGAGCAGCTGGTCATTCGCATGATCTCGTCGTGGGGGCGGATCGACCAGACACGTCTGCGCTCGGGGCGGCTCACCGAGGATGACTGGCCGAAAGTGACCTCGGCGATCGGGATCATGAACGAGAACGCCAAGCTGTTCATCGACGACACCCCGGCGCTGTCGCCCAGTGAGCTGCGCGCTCGCGCACGCCGGCTCAAGCGTGAGCATGACATCGGACTGGTGGTCGTCGATTATCTGCAGCTGATGCAGGTGCCCGGTACCAAGGAAAACCGTACCAACGAGATCTCCGAGATCTCGCGATCGCTCAAGGCGCTGGCCAAGGAACTCGATGTGCCGGTGATCGCGCTGTCGCAGCTCAACCGCCAGCTCGAGCAGCGCGACAACAAGCGCCCGCGCATGTCGGATCTGCGCGAATCCGGCGGTATCGAACAGGACGCCGACGTGATCATCTTCGTCTACCGTGACGAGGTGTACAACGAAGACAGCGACGACAAGGGCGTGGCCGAGATCATCATCGGCAAGCAGCGCAACGGGCCCCTGGGGACCGCCCGAACCGCGTTCCTGTCGCACTTCACGCGCTTCGAGAATCTCCAGGATCACCGCTACGACGACGACTTCCTCGAATGA
- the rpsR gene encoding 30S ribosomal protein S18, translated as MARFFRRRRFCKFTAEGVEEIDYKDIETLKQYVTETGKIVPSRITGTAARYQRQLSTAVKRARFLALLPYTDRHSS; from the coding sequence ATGGCCCGTTTTTTCCGTCGCCGTCGTTTCTGCAAGTTCACCGCCGAAGGCGTTGAGGAAATCGATTACAAGGATATCGAAACCCTCAAGCAGTACGTGACCGAAACCGGCAAGATCGTTCCCAGTCGCATCACCGGTACGGCTGCTCGCTATCAGCGTCAGCTGTCGACCGCCGTCAAGCGCGCGCGTTTCCTCGCGCTGCTGCCCTACACCGACCGTCACTCGTCCTAG